One window from the genome of Schistocerca piceifrons isolate TAMUIC-IGC-003096 chromosome 8, iqSchPice1.1, whole genome shotgun sequence encodes:
- the LOC124712076 gene encoding serine/threonine-protein phosphatase alpha-2 isoform-like, with amino-acid sequence MAEIEPEISIDSLIDRLLCFHRNRRCKAAALTEGEMRALCLSSREIFLSQETLLELEAPLNICGDIHGQFVDLLRLFERGGFPPHSNYLFLGDYVDRGQQSLETICLLLAYKIKYPENFFLLRGNHEAAGINGVYGFYDECKRRYNVKVWKTFNDCFNCLPVAAVVSDRIFCCHAGLSPELRNLNQIREIMRPTDVPDKGLLCDLLWSDPDGSITGWGPNEERGISVTFGADVVEQFLRQYDFDLVCRAHQVVENGYQFFAQRQLVTIFSAPNYCGEYANAGAIMAVDESLKCSFIIIVPCCEYSVIQRT; translated from the exons ATGGCTGAAATTGAACCAGAAATCTCTATCGATAGTCTTATAGATCGTCTACTGTGCTTTCACAGAAATCGACGCTGTAAAGCCGCTGCCCTTACAGAAGGAGAAATGAGAGCGTTGTGTCTCAGTTCACGCGAAATATTTCTGTCACAGGAGACGCTGCTGGAACTGGAGGCTCCGCTAAATATTTGTGGCGACATACACGGTCAGTTCGTCGATCTTCTTCGGCTGTTCGAGCGTGGCGGATTCCCACCGCATTCGAATTACCTCTTCCTCGGTGACTACGTAGACAGAGGACAACAGTCTCTGGAGACGATATGCCTTTTGCTcgcatacaaaatcaaatacccGGAGAACTTTTTCTTGTTGAGAGGGAACCACGAGGCTGCGGGCATCAACGGGGTGTACGGGTTTTACGACGAGTGCAAGAGACGGTACAATGTGAAAGTGTGGAAGACTTTCAACGACTGCTTCAACTGCTTGCCGGTGGCTGCGGTGgtaagcgacaggattttctgctGCCACGCTGGCCTAAGTCCTGAGCTGCGTAACCTCAACCAAATACGTGAGATAATGAGGCCGACAGATGTGCCAGATAAAGGATTACTCTGTGACCTCTTGTGGTCTGACCCCGACGGCAGTATAACCGGCTGGGGCCCCAACGAAGAGAGGGGTATTTCTGTGACTTTCGGAGCTGATGTTGTCGAGCAGTTCCTGCGCCAGTACGATTTCGACCTCGTCTGCAGAGCTCACCAGGTAGTGGAGAACGGTTACCAGTTCTTCGCACAGCGACAGTTAGTGACGATATTCTCAGCACCTAACTACTGTGGAGAATACGCCAACGCAGGTGCCATCATGGCTGTTGATGAATCGTTGAAATGTTCCTT CATCATTATCGTACCGTGTTGTGAATATTCAGTGATTCAGAGAACGTAA